The following coding sequences are from one Osmia bicornis bicornis chromosome 2, iOsmBic2.1, whole genome shotgun sequence window:
- the LOC114883032 gene encoding barrier-to-autointegration factor B → MSSTSQKHKNFVAEPMGSKPVTDLAGVGEVLGRRLEAAGFDKAYVVLGQYLVLKKNRELFQEWMKDACSANAKQSNDCYQCLSDWCEEFL, encoded by the exons ATGTCTAGCACATCGCAGAAACATAAAAACTTTGTGGCAGAGCCAATGGGTAGTAAACCTGTTACAGACCTTGCTGGAGTTGGAGAAGTTTTAGGACGTAGATTAGAAGCTGCTGGCTTTGATAAG GCATATGTAGTTCTTGGGCAATATTTGGTCTTAAAGAAGAACAGGGAATTATTTCAAGAATGGATGAAAGATGCATGTTCAGCTAATGCAAAACAGTCTAATGATTGTTATCAGTGCCTTTCTGATTGGTGTGAAGAATTTTTgtaa
- the LOC114883026 gene encoding leucine-rich PPR motif-containing protein, mitochondrial isoform X1 — protein MTNILLRCVNYFGYLPKVAILNENNKIISLAVQQCAKLLTLTRSTSQLIDENKIAIDEKFHNISKNILIYKSIRKNEIEDIVNRIHSPYLLTSYQAFSLLRWCNNVEDCTPQERVKIMKSLWINLTICNFQLEVIHYNAILKLYVDNNYDISLSDLLMEMKNKNIDPNSVTHLICFEYYCMKGDINKSLLLLKSHFCRFPFSSLEPIFNALLMGFSQLGNIEYVNKLLNNMTNKDIKLTSKSYTAIMCTYAKLKNIDKINEVIKTCYSNNMYFTNANILEVIYVLAVNNHIEHINSMYQYLKKVLYVSDEEIQIILKLININQANIAITAFLHMILKVDKWSQYENIMKIIIKHVVDRCMAADLVIQICNCFKSNPGMYKKSVSLSLYYSLQKDDHLFLSLLRACKSHYIIKPHYFWPLLIRRATKYDHHGILNILQIMVEEFNVFPCIHTITDYVLPTSFKSVRHTKDLLKQKYKVDVTVFNNAWVLLCLKKYKTGYAASYIQYNPGLYFYKELVYDLRNATIFRNDIESFVNISYNLLEDTNNAKLELVSMDKQLCDMMLEFPLNKIWLKRVVDRLTRNGIELKDTTIKMINIFLKEYEGNDRTPSKKTRNVQIN, from the exons ATGACAAATATTTTGTTGAGATGCGTAAATTATTTTGGATATCTTCCGAAAGTAGCAATATTGAATGAGAACAACAAAATAATAAGTTTAGCAGTTCAACAGTGTGCTAAACTACTAACTTTAACGAG ATCAACATCACAACTtatcgatgaaaataaaatcgcAATAGATGagaaatttcataatataagtaaaaatatattaatatacaaatctataagaaaaaatgaaattgaagataTTGTGAATCGTATACACTCACCAT ATCTTTTAACTAGTTATCAAGCATTTTCATTACTTAGATGGTGTAATAATGTAGAAGATTGTACCCCACAAGAGAGAgtgaaaattatgaaatctTTATGGATTAATTTAACTATATGCA ATTTCCAGCTAGAAGTAATACATTACAATGCAATTTTAAAGCTATACGTAGataataattatgatatttCTCTTTCTGACTTATtaatggaaatgaaaaataaaaatattgatccAAATAGTGTTACACATCTGATATGTTTTGAATATTATTGTATGAAAGGAGATATTAATAAGTCATTGCTACTTTTGAAATCTCATTTCTGTagatttccattttcttcacTTGAACCTATTTTTAATGCATTATTAATGGGATTTTCTCAATTAGG gAACATAGAATATGTAAATaaacttttaaataatatgacaaataaagatataaaacTAACTTCAAAGTCATATACTGCTATTATGTGTACTTATGccaaattaaagaatattgataaaataaaCGAAGTAATTAAAACTTGTTACTCAAACAATATGTATTTTactaatgcaaatattttggAGGTGATTTATGTGTTGGCTGTAAATAATCACATAGAACACATTAATAGT atgTATCAGTATTTAAAGAAAGTACTATATGTGTCTGAtgaagaaattcaaattatactgaaattaataaatattaatcaagCAAATATAGCTATAACTGCATTTTTACACATGATTTTAAAAGTTGATAAATGGTCAcagtatgaaaatattatgaaaataattataaaacatgTAGTTGATAGATGTATG GCAGCTGATTTAGTGATTCAGATATGTAATTGTTTTAAATCTAATCCAGGAATGTATAAGAAATCAGTATCATTGTCATTGTATTATTCATTACAAAAAGAtgatcatttatttctttctctgcTGAGAGCATGTAAATCtcattatataataaaacCACACTATTTTTGGCCACTTTTAATCAGAAGGGCAACTAAATATGATCATCATG gtattttaaatattcttcaaaTTATGGTTGAAGAGTTTAATGTATTTccttgtattcatacaattacTGATTACGTTTTACCAACTTCCTTTAAAAGTGTACGCCACACAAaagatttattaaaacaaaaatataaagtagATGTAACTGTATTTAATAATGCTTGGGTATTattgtgtttaaaaaaatataaaacaggGTATGCTGCATCATACA TACAATATAACCCAGGTCTATATTTTTATAAGGAACTTGTTTATGATCTTAGGAATGCTACAATTTTTAGAAATGATATAGAAAGTTTTGTAAATATCAGTTACAACTTATTAGAAGATACAAATAATGCAAAATTAGAACTTGTATCTATGGATAAACAGTTATGCGATATGATGCTCGAGTTTCCACTTAATAAAATATGGTTAAAAAGG GTAGTTGATCGTTTAACACGTAATGGTATTGAATTAAAAGATACAACAATAAagatgataaatatttttctaaaggAATATGAAGGAAATGATAGAACACCTTCAAAGAAAACG cGAAACGTacagattaattaa
- the LOC114883026 gene encoding leucine-rich PPR motif-containing protein, mitochondrial isoform X2 translates to MTNILLRCVNYFGYLPKVAILNENNKIISLAVQQCAKLLTLTRSTSQLIDENKIAIDEKFHNISKNILIYKSIRKNEIEDIVNRIHSPYLLTSYQAFSLLRWCNNVEDCTPQERVKIMKSLWINLTICNFQLEVIHYNAILKLYVDNNYDISLSDLLMEMKNKNIDPNSVTHLICFEYYCMKGDINKSLLLLKSHFCRFPFSSLEPIFNALLMGFSQLGNIEYVNKLLNNMTNKDIKLTSKSYTAIMCTYAKLKNIDKINEVIKTCYSNNMYFTNANILEVIYVLAVNNHIEHINSMYQYLKKVLYVSDEEIQIILKLININQANIAITAFLHMILKVDKWSQYENIMKIIIKHVVDRCMAADLVIQICNCFKSNPGMYKKSVSLSLYYSLQKDDHLFLSLLRACKSHYIIKPHYFWPLLIRRATKYDHHGILNILQIMVEEFNVFPCIHTITDYVLPTSFKSVRHTKDLLKQKYKVDVTVFNNAWVLLCLKKYKTGYAASYIQYNPGLYFYKELVYDLRNATIFRNDIESFVNISYNLLEDTNNAKLELVSMDKQLCDMMLEFPLNKIWLKRVVDRLTRNGIELKDTTIKMINIFLKEYEGNDRTPSKKT, encoded by the exons ATGACAAATATTTTGTTGAGATGCGTAAATTATTTTGGATATCTTCCGAAAGTAGCAATATTGAATGAGAACAACAAAATAATAAGTTTAGCAGTTCAACAGTGTGCTAAACTACTAACTTTAACGAG ATCAACATCACAACTtatcgatgaaaataaaatcgcAATAGATGagaaatttcataatataagtaaaaatatattaatatacaaatctataagaaaaaatgaaattgaagataTTGTGAATCGTATACACTCACCAT ATCTTTTAACTAGTTATCAAGCATTTTCATTACTTAGATGGTGTAATAATGTAGAAGATTGTACCCCACAAGAGAGAgtgaaaattatgaaatctTTATGGATTAATTTAACTATATGCA ATTTCCAGCTAGAAGTAATACATTACAATGCAATTTTAAAGCTATACGTAGataataattatgatatttCTCTTTCTGACTTATtaatggaaatgaaaaataaaaatattgatccAAATAGTGTTACACATCTGATATGTTTTGAATATTATTGTATGAAAGGAGATATTAATAAGTCATTGCTACTTTTGAAATCTCATTTCTGTagatttccattttcttcacTTGAACCTATTTTTAATGCATTATTAATGGGATTTTCTCAATTAGG gAACATAGAATATGTAAATaaacttttaaataatatgacaaataaagatataaaacTAACTTCAAAGTCATATACTGCTATTATGTGTACTTATGccaaattaaagaatattgataaaataaaCGAAGTAATTAAAACTTGTTACTCAAACAATATGTATTTTactaatgcaaatattttggAGGTGATTTATGTGTTGGCTGTAAATAATCACATAGAACACATTAATAGT atgTATCAGTATTTAAAGAAAGTACTATATGTGTCTGAtgaagaaattcaaattatactgaaattaataaatattaatcaagCAAATATAGCTATAACTGCATTTTTACACATGATTTTAAAAGTTGATAAATGGTCAcagtatgaaaatattatgaaaataattataaaacatgTAGTTGATAGATGTATG GCAGCTGATTTAGTGATTCAGATATGTAATTGTTTTAAATCTAATCCAGGAATGTATAAGAAATCAGTATCATTGTCATTGTATTATTCATTACAAAAAGAtgatcatttatttctttctctgcTGAGAGCATGTAAATCtcattatataataaaacCACACTATTTTTGGCCACTTTTAATCAGAAGGGCAACTAAATATGATCATCATG gtattttaaatattcttcaaaTTATGGTTGAAGAGTTTAATGTATTTccttgtattcatacaattacTGATTACGTTTTACCAACTTCCTTTAAAAGTGTACGCCACACAAaagatttattaaaacaaaaatataaagtagATGTAACTGTATTTAATAATGCTTGGGTATTattgtgtttaaaaaaatataaaacaggGTATGCTGCATCATACA TACAATATAACCCAGGTCTATATTTTTATAAGGAACTTGTTTATGATCTTAGGAATGCTACAATTTTTAGAAATGATATAGAAAGTTTTGTAAATATCAGTTACAACTTATTAGAAGATACAAATAATGCAAAATTAGAACTTGTATCTATGGATAAACAGTTATGCGATATGATGCTCGAGTTTCCACTTAATAAAATATGGTTAAAAAGG GTAGTTGATCGTTTAACACGTAATGGTATTGAATTAAAAGATACAACAATAAagatgataaatatttttctaaaggAATATGAAGGAAATGATAGAACACCTTCAAAGAAAACG